The following proteins are encoded in a genomic region of Haloarcula salinisoli:
- a CDS encoding undecaprenyl diphosphate synthase family protein: MGLYERYLALRLRRSDADLPETVAVVITERDLLTDGAYTTLERFFEWAVRHGAETVVVYVSVLDEEVVPTLRRELSDLRAPTDVAVRGPGDQRAAAAPIQISIGLGGQSEFATAVRKLAEAVDAGELTPEDIDEAAVEEHLVFPTAPDLVIKTGAERLSDFMIWQSVYSELYFTDVNWQNFRQRDYLRALRDYQERQRRFGR; the protein is encoded by the coding sequence TCTCGCGCTCCGACTCCGGCGGAGCGACGCCGACCTCCCGGAGACGGTCGCCGTAGTCATCACCGAGCGGGACCTGCTGACCGACGGAGCCTACACCACCCTGGAGCGCTTTTTCGAGTGGGCAGTCCGGCACGGCGCCGAGACGGTCGTGGTCTACGTCAGCGTGCTGGACGAGGAGGTGGTGCCGACGCTCCGGCGGGAGCTGTCGGACCTCCGTGCGCCGACCGACGTCGCCGTCCGCGGGCCCGGGGACCAGCGGGCCGCCGCCGCGCCCATCCAGATTTCCATCGGACTCGGGGGTCAGTCGGAGTTCGCGACGGCGGTCCGCAAGCTCGCCGAGGCCGTCGACGCCGGCGAGCTCACGCCCGAAGACATCGACGAGGCGGCCGTCGAGGAGCATCTCGTCTTCCCGACGGCGCCAGACCTGGTCATCAAGACCGGCGCAGAGCGGCTCTCGGATTTCATGATATGGCAGTCGGTGTACTCGGAGCTGTATTTCACCGACGTGAACTGGCAGAACTTCCGCCAGCGGGATTACCTGCGGGCGCTGCGGGATTATCAGGAACGCCAGCGGAGATTCGGCCGATAG
- a CDS encoding 4a-hydroxytetrahydrobiopterin dehydratase, translated as MADLLSDDEISDQLPAAWDREGDEIVRVYEFDDYLGASGFLAAAAGVAEDAWHHPEMTVRWGECEVRLTTHDAGGITGNDIDMAERLDNVYE; from the coding sequence ATGGCAGACCTGCTTTCCGACGACGAGATAAGCGACCAGCTTCCCGCGGCGTGGGACCGCGAGGGCGACGAAATCGTCCGCGTCTACGAGTTCGACGACTATCTCGGTGCCTCGGGCTTTCTCGCCGCCGCCGCGGGCGTCGCCGAGGACGCCTGGCATCACCCCGAGATGACCGTCCGCTGGGGGGAGTGTGAGGTACGGCTGACGACCCACGACGCCGGCGGTATCACCGGCAACGACATCGACATGGCCGAACGGCTGGACAACGTCTACGAGTAG
- the uppS gene encoding polyprenyl diphosphate synthase, with product MLRVMRERIERWGYAAYERLLQRELSGTPSHVAVIMDGNRRYARKQGVETTQGHSEGAETTEAMLHWCDELDIDEVTLYTFSTENFDRPEEQREYIFDLVEEKLRNFADADRVHEAEVCIRAIGETEMLPERVRGAIDYAQRRTAQYDRLNLNVALAYGGRAELLGAARDIAEAVDAGELDPEDIDADTVERCLYEGPTCDVDLIVRTGGDERTSNFLPWHANGNEAATFFCTPYWPEFRKIDFLRAIRTYQNREASWRTTRARRAVSLVQAVEDAELSKARQVLGRFCDALPSKERAAVEDDIEPVAD from the coding sequence ATGCTTCGGGTGATGCGAGAGCGGATCGAACGGTGGGGGTACGCGGCCTACGAGCGGTTGCTACAGCGGGAACTATCGGGAACACCCAGCCACGTCGCGGTCATCATGGACGGGAACCGACGCTACGCCCGCAAGCAGGGCGTCGAGACGACCCAGGGCCACAGCGAGGGTGCCGAGACAACCGAGGCGATGCTCCACTGGTGTGACGAACTCGACATCGACGAGGTGACGCTGTACACCTTCTCGACCGAGAACTTCGACCGACCCGAGGAACAGCGCGAGTACATCTTCGACCTCGTCGAGGAGAAACTCCGAAACTTCGCCGACGCCGACCGCGTCCACGAGGCCGAGGTCTGTATCCGGGCCATCGGCGAGACGGAGATGCTCCCCGAGCGGGTCCGCGGAGCCATCGACTACGCCCAACGGCGAACCGCGCAGTACGACCGCCTCAACCTCAACGTCGCGCTGGCCTACGGCGGCCGCGCCGAGCTGCTCGGGGCGGCCCGTGACATCGCCGAGGCCGTCGACGCCGGCGAGCTCGACCCCGAGGACATCGACGCCGACACCGTCGAACGCTGTCTCTACGAGGGCCCTACCTGCGACGTAGACCTCATCGTCCGGACCGGCGGTGACGAACGCACCTCGAATTTCCTCCCGTGGCACGCCAACGGCAACGAGGCCGCGACCTTTTTCTGTACGCCCTACTGGCCCGAATTCCGGAAAATCGACTTCCTTCGGGCGATTCGGACCTACCAGAACCGCGAGGCCTCCTGGCGCACCACCCGCGCCCGTCGCGCTGTGTCACTCGTCCAGGCCGTCGAGGACGCCGAGCTCTCCAAGGCACGGCAGGTCCTGGGTCGGTTCTGTGACGCCCTGCCGAGCAAGGAACGGGCGGCCGTCGAGGACGACATCGAGCCGGTGGCCGACTGA
- a CDS encoding DUF7537 family lipoprotein: MRTITTVLVVLTVLLAGCNTGGTGGTPTATGTADSNESAPTIGNTTVNDLAGVENGAVTNISALLETFNQDGLSGHADLDFSTESSTENESASITVSYRNDTNAQLYEFSDVNQTGKTVTYVHNGTDAERNTTTGEVTYGKVYIPQFPLLYVQALTSQAETLEWETAGTTTVDGELRYVLESNSVNDTAAKNENYSVRSSNTTVDARLTVDSDGIIRSGDFDISSEDMSIQMVFSLDTSESITVSQPDWYDEDEATAAAE; this comes from the coding sequence ATGCGAACGATAACGACCGTTTTGGTGGTACTGACCGTCCTGCTGGCCGGCTGTAACACCGGCGGAACTGGTGGAACTCCCACAGCGACGGGAACGGCGGACTCGAACGAATCGGCACCGACGATAGGGAACACGACCGTCAACGACCTGGCGGGCGTCGAGAACGGCGCGGTAACGAACATCTCCGCGCTGCTTGAGACCTTCAACCAGGATGGGTTGTCGGGGCACGCGGACCTAGATTTCTCAACAGAGAGCTCGACAGAGAACGAGAGCGCCAGCATCACCGTCAGCTATCGGAACGACACCAACGCCCAGCTCTACGAGTTTTCGGATGTGAATCAGACCGGGAAGACGGTTACCTACGTCCACAACGGGACCGACGCCGAGCGAAACACGACGACGGGCGAGGTCACCTACGGAAAAGTGTACATCCCGCAGTTCCCGCTGTTGTACGTCCAGGCACTCACATCCCAAGCAGAAACCTTGGAGTGGGAAACTGCCGGAACCACGACTGTCGACGGCGAACTGCGCTACGTCCTCGAATCGAATTCGGTTAACGACACTGCGGCCAAGAACGAGAACTACTCCGTCAGGTCGTCGAACACGACGGTCGACGCACGCCTGACCGTCGACAGCGATGGCATCATCCGGAGCGGGGACTTCGACATATCGAGCGAGGATATGTCAATTCAGATGGTTTTCTCACTCGATACCAGCGAGAGCATCACCGTCTCACAGCCCGACTGGTACGACGAGGACGAAGCGACGGCAGCGGCCGAGTAG
- a CDS encoding DUF7537 family lipoprotein — protein sequence MRKIATILVVLTVLLAGCNTGGTGGTPTATGTADSNESAPTMEGSINDLDGVENGEVTNVSSLLDTFYGEGLSGYVDFDFSAEEKNSGYTVGYRNDTKSQLYEISTTNQSGKTIYYVHNGTDAKRNTTTGETTYGEQRFASFVLFVPSIYVSTFEVMEWETAGTTTVDGEPRYVLESSSINDTAAERQNSSFRSSNTTVDARVTVDSDGIIRSGQMNISTTEDSATMTFTLDTSESITVTQPDWYDEAEAQAESSSS from the coding sequence ATGCGAAAAATTGCGACTATCCTGGTTGTCCTAACGGTGCTTCTGGCCGGCTGTAACACCGGCGGAACCGGTGGGACACCGACAGCGACGGGGACGGCGGACTCGAACGAATCGGCACCCACGATGGAGGGCTCCATCAACGACCTCGACGGCGTCGAGAACGGCGAGGTCACGAATGTTTCCTCGCTTCTTGACACTTTCTACGGTGAGGGGTTGTCGGGGTACGTGGACTTCGACTTCTCCGCGGAGGAGAAAAACAGCGGATACACAGTTGGTTATCGGAACGACACCAAATCGCAGCTCTACGAAATCTCGACGACGAATCAGAGCGGGAAAACGATCTACTATGTCCACAACGGGACCGACGCCAAGCGAAACACCACGACGGGCGAGACCACCTACGGAGAACAGCGTTTCGCTAGTTTCGTGCTGTTCGTCCCCAGCATTTACGTGAGTACCTTCGAGGTCATGGAGTGGGAAACTGCGGGCACAACGACCGTCGACGGTGAGCCGCGCTACGTCCTCGAATCGAGTTCGATAAACGACACCGCGGCCGAGAGGCAAAACTCCTCTTTCAGGTCGTCGAACACCACGGTCGATGCACGTGTGACCGTCGACAGCGATGGCATCATCCGGAGCGGACAGATGAACATATCGACCACGGAAGATTCGGCAACGATGACGTTCACGCTCGATACCAGCGAGAGCATCACGGTTACGCAGCCCGACTGGTACGACGAAGCCGAAGCGCAAGCCGAGTCGTCCAGTTCCTGA
- a CDS encoding DUF5778 family protein: MSDGDALDEDLYRRTKQLLEPGEIQLNGAVVHTEYDNSEEIEMMQATIDVGEIIAEGYGMDPTDTFVYSGSDDPQFSSNQHQGLTLDDEEFVWECQQLLRNGSFDLVFYYEASADHEAILDAIENDGFAVTGVRGD, translated from the coding sequence ATGAGCGACGGCGACGCACTCGACGAGGACCTCTATCGGCGAACCAAGCAACTGCTGGAACCCGGTGAGATACAGCTCAACGGCGCGGTGGTCCATACGGAGTACGACAACAGCGAGGAGATAGAGATGATGCAGGCGACCATCGACGTCGGCGAGATAATCGCGGAAGGCTACGGGATGGACCCAACCGACACGTTCGTCTACTCTGGCAGCGACGACCCGCAGTTCTCCTCGAACCAGCACCAGGGGCTCACGCTGGACGACGAGGAGTTCGTCTGGGAGTGCCAGCAGCTGCTGCGCAACGGCTCGTTCGACCTCGTCTTCTACTACGAGGCCAGCGCCGACCACGAGGCCATCCTCGACGCTATCGAAAACGACGGGTTCGCTGTGACGGGCGTTCGCGGGGACTAG
- a CDS encoding precorrin-2 dehydrogenase/sirohydrochlorin ferrochelatase family protein — MIPLLHDFTGETVLVFGGGPVGARKARRFGAEASVVVVSPDFADRDFGAAELVREAPDADGVRTWVDRTDPALVVAATDDAELNAVAETAARERGALVNRADDHGEQDVGNVVVPATVRSDPVVMAVATGGHSPALSKHLRESFEDQFADAGEMAELSGKLREELKSTDMTPTERRDAVRTVVRSDEVWKALDSGRSKARQVAADVIGYQMGDTS, encoded by the coding sequence ATGATTCCGCTCCTCCACGACTTCACGGGCGAGACGGTGCTGGTCTTCGGCGGCGGGCCGGTCGGCGCCCGGAAAGCCCGCCGCTTCGGGGCCGAGGCCAGCGTGGTCGTCGTCAGCCCCGACTTCGCCGACCGGGACTTCGGCGCGGCCGAACTCGTCCGGGAAGCGCCCGACGCCGACGGCGTCAGGACGTGGGTCGACCGGACCGACCCGGCGCTGGTGGTCGCGGCCACGGACGACGCCGAGCTGAACGCGGTCGCTGAGACCGCCGCCCGCGAGCGGGGTGCCCTGGTCAACCGCGCCGACGACCACGGCGAGCAGGACGTCGGTAACGTCGTGGTCCCAGCCACGGTCCGGTCGGACCCGGTGGTGATGGCCGTCGCCACGGGCGGGCACTCGCCCGCGCTCTCGAAACATCTGCGGGAGTCGTTCGAAGACCAGTTCGCCGACGCGGGAGAAATGGCCGAACTGTCCGGAAAGCTCCGCGAAGAGTTGAAGTCCACTGACATGACGCCAACAGAACGTCGTGATGCGGTCAGAACGGTGGTCAGATCCGACGAGGTTTGGAAGGCTTTAGATAGTGGCAGGTCCAAGGCACGACAAGTAGCAGCAGACGTGATTGGATACCAAATGGGTGATACGTCGTGA
- a CDS encoding DUF7537 family lipoprotein, whose product MRKGIAVLVVCMVALAGCSTGDTGSTPTTEMGDDQTETGTDTMSDTTPSEEMGTESGTETDTGDDGDMDTGDDNSTTTGDGFNSLPGVSNGEVTNTSALVNASGDQVFDSPTDFELSGPATEGRFTFTLRNDSEQTLMVINETSTSSKLEYYITEDETYAKRNTTSGEISYGNNESSLSFETRIRFLIPVMYIDYLGLMEWETAGTTTVDGEEAYVFESSAINQTALQESDYNAPALENATAASGRLVVGPDGVMHDASIETESPEGGATMRYNLSTDASTDVTQPSWFDEAEAEASSQG is encoded by the coding sequence ATGCGAAAAGGAATCGCTGTTCTGGTCGTCTGTATGGTCGCCCTGGCCGGCTGTAGCACGGGTGACACCGGTTCGACGCCGACGACGGAGATGGGCGACGACCAGACCGAGACGGGGACAGACACCATGAGCGACACCACCCCCAGCGAGGAGATGGGGACGGAGTCCGGGACGGAAACGGACACCGGTGACGACGGCGATATGGACACCGGTGACGACAACAGTACCACCACCGGTGACGGCTTCAACAGCCTCCCGGGCGTCTCGAACGGCGAGGTGACCAACACTTCTGCGCTAGTTAACGCAAGCGGCGACCAGGTGTTCGATTCGCCGACCGACTTCGAGCTCTCCGGCCCCGCAACCGAGGGCCGGTTTACTTTCACGCTCCGAAACGACAGTGAGCAGACGCTGATGGTGATAAACGAAACGAGTACGAGCAGCAAATTGGAGTACTACATTACCGAAGACGAGACCTACGCGAAGCGTAACACCACCAGCGGTGAGATCTCGTACGGGAACAACGAGAGCAGCCTCTCGTTCGAAACGAGAATTAGATTCCTCATCCCAGTGATGTACATCGACTATCTTGGACTGATGGAGTGGGAGACGGCCGGCACGACGACTGTCGACGGTGAAGAGGCGTACGTGTTCGAGTCGAGCGCCATCAACCAGACCGCGTTACAGGAGTCCGACTACAACGCACCGGCGCTGGAGAACGCCACCGCGGCGTCGGGGCGGCTCGTGGTCGGCCCTGACGGCGTGATGCACGACGCGAGCATCGAGACCGAATCACCCGAAGGCGGGGCAACGATGCGCTACAACCTGAGCACGGACGCCAGTACCGACGTCACCCAGCCGAGCTGGTTCGACGAGGCCGAAGCGGAAGCGAGCAGTCAGGGCTAG
- a CDS encoding cold-shock protein yields the protein MATGKVDFFNDTGGYGFIDTEDADEDVFFHMEDVGGPDLEEGQEVEFDIVQADKGPRAENVTRL from the coding sequence ATGGCGACAGGCAAAGTCGATTTCTTCAACGACACCGGCGGGTACGGCTTCATCGATACCGAGGACGCTGACGAGGACGTCTTCTTCCACATGGAGGACGTCGGCGGTCCAGACCTCGAAGAGGGTCAGGAGGTCGAGTTCGACATCGTCCAGGCCGACAAGGGGCCGCGAGCCGAGAACGTAACGCGGCTGTAG
- a CDS encoding DUF7577 domain-containing protein, with protein sequence MAISTTELAVRLLVYGFVLVGAPLFFVLMFRLMDYAAHDTLVEQFSGQRTGPDTGQLNAYFEQAAVEATSCGICGAANGPDYTYCHNCQERLPD encoded by the coding sequence GTGGCAATTTCCACCACGGAGCTGGCCGTTCGATTGCTGGTCTACGGCTTCGTACTGGTCGGTGCGCCGCTCTTTTTCGTCCTCATGTTCCGCCTCATGGACTACGCCGCCCACGACACGCTCGTCGAGCAGTTCAGCGGCCAGCGCACGGGCCCCGACACCGGCCAGCTGAACGCTTACTTCGAGCAGGCCGCCGTCGAAGCGACCAGCTGTGGCATCTGTGGCGCCGCCAACGGCCCCGACTACACCTACTGCCACAACTGCCAGGAACGGCTCCCCGACTGA
- a CDS encoding cold-shock protein — protein sequence MATGTVDFFNDTGGYGFIDTEDSDEDVFFHMEDIEGPDLEEGQEVEFEIEQADKGPRAKNLTRL from the coding sequence ATGGCGACCGGTACGGTAGACTTCTTCAACGACACTGGCGGATACGGCTTCATCGACACAGAGGACTCCGACGAGGACGTCTTCTTCCACATGGAGGACATCGAAGGTCCTGACCTCGAGGAGGGGCAGGAAGTCGAGTTCGAAATCGAACAGGCGGACAAGGGTCCGCGCGCGAAGAACCTCACGAGGCTATAA
- a CDS encoding molybdopterin-binding protein, whose product MAGASPTDVEECTLETARRQLGSYAVPVDRTDRIPLSVAVGRVLATDATANDRISGADVGVDDTVFQRGHQLRPADLGLLKAAGVNEVLARQRPQVGIVPTGDGLVEYDAGPDERVETAGFTLAQYADRWGGKVTYRNAVADDAPALRMAVQRDLTRDVVVLTGTEPGDTVREVVRELGDIVADRVAIAPGRETGLAVVQDRPVLLLPESPVAARVGAVQLLRPLLKGFGDAPLSDHPTRQATLADSLETDPAVRSFVPVALEDSAATPLSGTDLATATRADGWVTAPAEEPDPGAGDTATVEDWDYIP is encoded by the coding sequence ATGGCCGGGGCCTCGCCGACCGACGTAGAGGAGTGTACGCTGGAGACCGCTCGCCGCCAGCTTGGCAGTTACGCGGTGCCGGTCGACCGGACCGACCGCATCCCGCTGTCGGTCGCGGTCGGGCGCGTGCTGGCGACCGACGCGACGGCCAACGACCGGATTTCCGGCGCCGACGTCGGCGTCGACGACACCGTCTTCCAGCGTGGCCACCAGCTCCGACCCGCCGACCTGGGGCTGTTGAAGGCCGCGGGCGTGAACGAGGTACTCGCCCGACAGCGTCCGCAGGTCGGCATCGTCCCGACCGGCGACGGGCTCGTCGAGTACGACGCCGGCCCGGACGAGCGGGTCGAGACGGCCGGATTCACGCTCGCCCAGTACGCCGACCGGTGGGGCGGCAAGGTGACCTACCGCAACGCCGTCGCCGACGACGCCCCCGCCCTGCGGATGGCCGTCCAGCGCGACCTCACGCGGGACGTCGTGGTTCTGACCGGCACCGAGCCGGGCGATACGGTGCGCGAGGTAGTCCGCGAACTGGGCGACATCGTCGCCGACCGCGTCGCCATCGCACCTGGCCGCGAAACGGGGCTGGCCGTGGTCCAGGACCGGCCCGTCCTCTTGCTGCCGGAGTCGCCCGTCGCCGCTCGCGTGGGTGCGGTCCAGCTGCTTCGGCCCCTGCTGAAGGGCTTTGGCGACGCACCGCTGTCGGACCACCCGACCCGTCAGGCGACGCTGGCCGACTCACTCGAAACGGACCCCGCCGTCCGGTCGTTCGTCCCGGTCGCGCTCGAGGACAGTGCGGCGACGCCGCTGTCGGGGACCGACCTGGCGACCGCGACGCGGGCCGACGGCTGGGTGACGGCGCCGGCCGAAGAGCCCGACCCCGGTGCCGGTGATACCGCCACGGTCGAGGACTGGGACTATATTCCGTGA
- the lwrS gene encoding LWR-salt protein, whose translation MVAHDPAGTGARYVFRVTVRLDPLPGYRADPDTFETVLSRAADPPVEDGWLFFRDTLWRGELGDAAHGRRLAEDALEVPVESVTFSELRTSEAYLDDLKAAIAEELDAFNAENVSEVLKKYLGSSIHVT comes from the coding sequence GTGGTCGCCCACGACCCGGCCGGGACGGGGGCCCGGTACGTCTTCCGCGTGACCGTCCGGCTCGACCCCCTGCCAGGCTACCGCGCCGACCCCGACACGTTCGAGACCGTCCTCTCCAGAGCGGCCGACCCACCCGTCGAGGACGGCTGGCTGTTCTTCCGGGACACGCTCTGGCGCGGCGAACTCGGTGACGCCGCCCACGGTCGTCGGCTGGCCGAGGACGCCCTCGAGGTCCCGGTCGAGTCGGTAACGTTCAGCGAACTCCGGACGAGCGAGGCGTATCTCGACGACCTGAAAGCCGCTATCGCCGAAGAACTCGACGCGTTCAACGCCGAGAACGTCTCGGAGGTGCTGAAGAAGTATCTGGGGAGTTCGATTCACGTTACGTAG
- a CDS encoding Lrp/AsnC family transcriptional regulator — protein sequence MTDELGRVDRAILNAFQGGFPVVSRPFEPAAAALADHDIDITGAELLERVQDLDERGVLSRFGALINAEEIGGTATLVATHAPEDSYDDHVELVNAHPEVAHNYEREHPYLNMWFVLSVVDEDRVEEVLAEIEAETGEPTYNLPKQQEFHVGAKFPVEGPQTQAVDCSDAGPAVEPTDHRSLTPEELDLVLEIQGGLPITETPYADVADAIGADTEWVISTIKRFNEEGKVRRVGAIPNHYALGYSENGMTVWDVPDEVIDEVGPAIAEFDFVTHCYERPRHEGVWPYNFFAMTHGRSEDESEQRIQQVHDRMTEFWDVEEDDWDTLFSTRILKKTGIRLDERAEANADAAGD from the coding sequence ATGACTGACGAGCTCGGGCGGGTAGACCGCGCGATTCTCAACGCCTTCCAGGGGGGGTTCCCCGTCGTTTCCCGGCCATTCGAGCCGGCCGCCGCGGCACTGGCCGACCACGATATCGACATTACGGGCGCGGAGCTGCTCGAACGGGTCCAGGACCTGGACGAGCGGGGGGTGCTCAGCCGCTTTGGCGCGCTCATCAACGCCGAGGAAATCGGCGGGACGGCGACGCTGGTCGCGACCCACGCTCCCGAGGACAGCTACGACGACCACGTCGAACTCGTCAACGCCCATCCGGAGGTCGCCCACAACTACGAGCGCGAACACCCCTATCTCAACATGTGGTTCGTGCTCAGCGTGGTCGACGAGGACCGCGTCGAGGAAGTACTGGCCGAGATAGAGGCCGAGACCGGCGAGCCGACCTACAACTTGCCCAAACAGCAGGAGTTCCACGTGGGAGCGAAGTTCCCCGTCGAGGGGCCACAGACCCAGGCCGTCGACTGCAGCGACGCCGGCCCGGCCGTCGAGCCGACCGACCACCGCTCCCTGACGCCCGAGGAACTCGACCTCGTGCTGGAGATCCAGGGCGGGCTCCCCATCACCGAGACGCCCTACGCCGACGTGGCCGACGCCATCGGTGCCGACACCGAGTGGGTCATCAGTACTATCAAGCGGTTCAACGAGGAGGGGAAGGTCCGCCGCGTGGGGGCCATCCCGAACCACTACGCGCTGGGCTACTCGGAGAACGGGATGACCGTCTGGGACGTGCCCGACGAGGTCATCGACGAGGTGGGGCCGGCCATCGCCGAATTCGACTTCGTGACCCACTGCTACGAGCGCCCGCGTCACGAGGGGGTCTGGCCGTACAACTTCTTCGCGATGACTCACGGCCGCAGTGAGGACGAGAGCGAGCAGCGCATCCAGCAGGTCCACGACCGGATGACGGAGTTCTGGGACGTCGAGGAGGACGACTGGGACACGCTGTTCTCGACGCGTATCCTGAAGAAGACGGGTATCAGACTGGACGAGCGCGCGGAGGCCAACGCCGACGCCGCTGGGGACTGA
- a CDS encoding HAD family hydrolase has protein sequence MAEYDFWLFDLDGTLVDVDPAYPVDVMERVGDRLGQGFSEREAALLWYGQGEARRSLLAEREVDPQRFWDIFHEEEDPLARAEATYLYDDVETFLSERTEPVGLVTHCQEYLTGPILDGLDIGDWFDTVVCCDDDIGWKPDPDPVHRAMADLGVGHNGHTGVLAGDNPGDIGAAWNAGLDGIHVERDSPLSKDRCVRGDHRVRSLREL, from the coding sequence ATGGCAGAGTACGACTTCTGGCTGTTCGACCTCGACGGGACGCTCGTCGACGTCGACCCGGCGTACCCGGTCGACGTGATGGAGCGGGTCGGCGACCGGCTCGGCCAGGGGTTCAGCGAGCGGGAGGCCGCGCTGCTGTGGTACGGCCAGGGTGAAGCTCGACGCAGCCTGCTGGCCGAGCGCGAGGTCGACCCCCAGCGGTTCTGGGATATCTTCCACGAGGAGGAAGACCCGCTCGCCCGTGCCGAGGCGACCTATCTGTACGACGACGTCGAGACCTTCCTCAGCGAGCGAACGGAGCCCGTGGGGCTGGTCACCCACTGTCAGGAGTATCTGACCGGGCCGATTCTCGACGGGCTGGACATCGGCGACTGGTTCGACACCGTCGTCTGCTGTGACGACGACATCGGCTGGAAACCGGACCCGGACCCGGTCCACCGCGCGATGGCCGACCTCGGTGTGGGCCACAACGGTCACACCGGCGTCCTCGCCGGCGACAACCCGGGCGACATCGGTGCCGCCTGGAACGCCGGTCTCGACGGTATCCACGTCGAGCGCGACTCGCCGCTGTCGAAAGACCGCTGTGTCAGGGGCGACCACCGGGTCAGGTCGCTGCGAGAGCTGTAG
- the hemA gene encoding glutamyl-tRNA reductase, whose translation MRQDNGVIVGVCVSHEHASVDQLETAAADSQRHAVESLLTEPGISEAFALQTCNRTEGYVVAPDHETGLEALELFTRAVTDEVVVEMGHEASLRHLMRVAAGLESIVLGEDQILGQLRDAYEDARGVGGIGTLLEDGITKAIHVGERARSETAINEGVVSLASAAVRLVDRECSLEGETALVVGAGEMGQLAAKALAERVDRVIVANRTVPHAEHVAETVDTEASAVALDAIEAALAEARVVVSATGSNGQVFDVGAFADAGETAVVDIAQPRDVPAGADRLPSVTVYDLDALESVTAETRQQRQRAAEAVEALVDEEFDHLLTQYKRKRADRVISAMYESAERVKAAELNTAMAQADFDEGQREVLEAMADSIVSQLLAAPTKSLRDAAEEDDWETIHTALELFDPDFGPEPPEFVEGMNIEDIPEGMRDDIPPAVLEQLADD comes from the coding sequence GTGAGACAGGATAACGGGGTTATCGTCGGCGTGTGTGTGAGCCACGAGCACGCCAGCGTCGACCAGCTGGAGACGGCCGCTGCCGACAGCCAGCGCCACGCCGTCGAGTCCCTGCTCACCGAGCCCGGCATCTCGGAGGCCTTTGCCCTCCAGACGTGCAACCGGACCGAGGGGTACGTCGTCGCGCCGGACCACGAGACGGGTCTGGAGGCACTGGAGCTCTTCACACGGGCCGTCACCGACGAGGTCGTCGTCGAGATGGGCCACGAGGCCAGCCTGCGCCACCTCATGCGGGTCGCGGCCGGCCTCGAATCCATCGTGCTGGGCGAGGACCAGATTCTCGGCCAGCTCCGGGACGCCTACGAGGACGCCCGCGGGGTCGGCGGTATCGGAACGCTCCTCGAGGACGGTATCACCAAGGCCATCCACGTCGGCGAGCGCGCCCGGTCGGAGACGGCCATCAACGAGGGGGTCGTCTCGCTGGCCTCGGCCGCCGTCCGGCTGGTCGACCGCGAGTGCTCACTGGAGGGGGAGACAGCCCTCGTCGTGGGTGCCGGCGAGATGGGCCAGCTAGCAGCGAAAGCCCTCGCCGAACGAGTCGACCGGGTTATCGTCGCGAACCGCACGGTCCCACACGCCGAACACGTCGCCGAGACCGTCGACACAGAGGCCAGCGCGGTGGCGCTCGACGCGATAGAGGCCGCCCTCGCTGAGGCCCGCGTCGTCGTCTCGGCGACCGGGTCCAACGGCCAGGTGTTCGACGTGGGCGCTTTCGCCGACGCGGGCGAGACGGCCGTCGTCGACATCGCCCAGCCCCGTGACGTGCCTGCGGGGGCCGACCGGCTCCCCTCCGTGACGGTGTACGACCTCGACGCGCTGGAGTCGGTGACCGCCGAGACCAGGCAACAGCGCCAGCGGGCCGCCGAGGCCGTCGAGGCCTTAGTCGACGAGGAGTTCGACCACCTGCTGACCCAGTACAAACGCAAGCGGGCCGACCGCGTCATCTCCGCGATGTACGAGAGCGCCGAGCGGGTGAAAGCGGCCGAACTCAACACCGCGATGGCTCAGGCCGACTTCGACGAGGGCCAGCGCGAGGTGCTGGAAGCGATGGCCGACTCCATCGTCTCCCAGCTGCTCGCGGCCCCGACCAAGAGCCTGCGCGACGCCGCCGAGGAGGACGACTGGGAGACCATCCACACCGCGCTCGAACTGTTCGACCCCGACTTCGGGCCCGAACCGCCCGAGTTCGTCGAGGGGATGAACATCGAGGACATCCCAGAAGGGATGCGCGACGACATCCCCCCGGCAGTGCTCGAACAGCTGGCCGACGACTAG